A genomic region of Eucalyptus grandis isolate ANBG69807.140 chromosome 5, ASM1654582v1, whole genome shotgun sequence contains the following coding sequences:
- the LOC104447188 gene encoding non-classical arabinogalactan protein 31-like, whose product MDSVPSKALLLVQLLLLLSYFQEASCGPPGWMVISPAHPPVHPPSPHHSHPLIPVPSHAPYHPRAPPVHPPVKPPSHYPPSSRSLIAVQGVVYCKSCKDTLYGSKPIFGAQVKLLCKNTKYSASATATTDKNGYFFIQAPKTVTSFPFHKCKVYLVSSSISSCSQPSNLNSGFTGAFLRWEKPSSIKLPFSLYSVGPFAFEPKCRAPGPK is encoded by the exons ATGGATTCAGTTCCAAGCAAGGCTTTGCTGCTAGTTCAGCTCTTGCTCCTACTCAGCTACTTCCAAGAAGCCTCCTGTGGTCCCCCCGGCTGGATGGTTATTTCTCCAGCCCACCCACCTGTTCACCCGCCATCTCCCCACCACAGTCACCCCCTGATCCCCGTACCTTCTCATGCTCCCTACCATCCCCGGGCTCCGCCTGTCCACCCGCCAGTTAAACCGCCATCCCACTACCCTCCTTCTTCGAGGAGCTTAATAGCCGTTCAAGGTGTTGTTTATTGCAAGTCCTGCAAAGACACCCTCTACGGCTCTAAACCCATTTTTG GTGCCCAAGTGAAGCTCCTGTGCAAGAACACCAAGTACTCAGCATCAGCGACTGCGACGACTGACAAGAACGGctacttcttcatccaagcacCCAAGACCGTCACGAGCTTCCCCTTCCACAAGTGCAAGGTCTATTTAGTCTCATCTTCAATCTCCTCATGCAGTCAGCCATCTAATCTCAACAGCGGATTCACCGGCGCCTTCTTGAGGTGGGAGAAGCCTTCCTCAATCAAGCTCCCGTTCAGCCTCTACTCGGTCGGACCTTTTGCGTTCGAGCCCAAGTGCAGAGCCCCAGGACCCAAGTGA